A single window of Halobacillus naozhouensis DNA harbors:
- a CDS encoding PspA/IM30 family protein: protein MANLFTRLKDTITADLHDALDQKEQKNPIAMLNQYLRESEKETEKVRKLVERQYRLKDEFAREQHRAEEMVDKRKHQAEVAQNAGEDVMYEFAVKEREAYEERAERLKSSYEEAVKQLETLEQKYEEMKHKLKDMHVKRMELMGRENIARAHHRMNQVLEDTADKPYARFSEMDRYIEDLEYKVNSAYYRNTFDSKIAQLEKDMKSTEDVTVQ, encoded by the coding sequence CGATTACAGCTGATTTGCATGATGCTCTGGATCAAAAAGAACAGAAGAATCCGATTGCGATGTTGAATCAATACTTACGTGAAAGTGAAAAGGAAACGGAAAAAGTTCGCAAGCTAGTTGAACGTCAATATCGTTTGAAGGACGAGTTTGCTCGTGAACAGCATAGGGCAGAAGAAATGGTGGACAAGCGTAAACACCAAGCGGAAGTAGCTCAAAATGCTGGAGAAGACGTGATGTACGAGTTTGCAGTGAAGGAACGTGAAGCCTATGAAGAAAGGGCTGAGCGACTGAAGTCTTCTTATGAAGAAGCGGTCAAGCAGCTTGAAACACTTGAACAGAAATATGAAGAAATGAAGCACAAGCTAAAGGACATGCATGTGAAGCGGATGGAGCTGATGGGGCGTGAAAACATTGCCCGCGCTCATCACCGTATGAACCAGGTACTGGAAGATACAGCGGACAAGCCGTATGCAAGGTTCTCCGAAATGGATCGTTATATTGAAGATTTAGAGTACAAAGTCAATAGTGCCTATTACCGTAACACGTTTGACAGTAAGATTGCGCAGCTTGAAAAAGATATGAAGAGTACAGAGGACGTTACGGTACAGTAA